The following are encoded in a window of Castanea sativa cultivar Marrone di Chiusa Pesio chromosome 9, ASM4071231v1 genomic DNA:
- the LOC142609049 gene encoding uncharacterized protein LOC142609049 has protein sequence MTCETIFRLVKKEVPTVWNEKCQEAFEKIKYYLMKLLILVPPTPEKPLLLYLTSTDTAMGALLSQYFEETRKENEIYYISKKMLPYEEKMDLLKYLMEKPVQGGKTAKWDLLLLGFDIKYVTRKSVKGRAIADHLAHCSPEELKRSKGTFRMKISWGLRMQNQIADALATMASMMDGPKEDEARPIVLEQKEEPAYCMTIEADEGNDRTNGAVEVANKNIGRILKKITKNYRNWHLQLPYALWGYRTSIRSSIGATPYSLVYGMEVDHSIEMGVRSLRIVLESEIPEADWL, from the exons ATGACATGCGAAACAATCTTCAGACTAGTTAAGAAGGAAGTCCCTACAGTGTGGAATGAAAAATGTCAAGAGGCCTTTGAGAAGATCAAGTATTATCTGATGAAACTACTAATACTTGTCCCACCGACACCTGAAAAGCCACTGTTGTTGTATCTTACCTCCACAGATACAGCAATGGGGGCTCTACTTTCTCAATACTTTGAAGAGACTAGGAAGGAGAATGAAATCTACTACATCAGCAAGAAGATGTTGCCTTATGAAGAAAA GATGGACCTTTTGAAGTACTTAATGGAAAAACCCGTGCAAGGTGGGAAGACTGCTAAATGGGATTTGCTTTTGTTAGgatttgatattaagtatgtgaCTCGAAAATCTGTGAAAGGGAGAGCAATTGCTGATCACTTAGCCCATTGTTCACCAGAAGAGCTGAAGAGATCCAAGGGGACTTTCCGAATGAAGATATCATGGGGATTGAG GATGCAGAACCAAATTGCAGATGCTTTAGCAACCATGGCATCCATGATGGATGggccaaaagaagatgaagctaGACCGATAGTGTTGGAACAGAAAGAAGAACCTGCCTATTGCATGACAATAGAAGCAGATGAAGGAAATGATAGG ACTAATGGAGCAGTTGAGGTTGCTAATAAAAACATAGGGCGGATCTTGAAGAAGATCACAAAGAATTATAGGAATTGGCACCTACAGTTGCCCTATGCACTTTGGGGGTATAGAACATCAATTCGATCTTCCATAGGAGCCACTCCTTATTCATTGGTGTATGGGATGGAAGTAGACCATTCCATTGAAATGGGTGTCCGATCACTAAGGATAGTATTGGAAAGTGAAATCCCTGAAGCAGATTGGTTGTAA